The DNA sequence AATCAAGTTGACAGTGTACTAGTAACACGCTATGCTTGTTATAGCTATACCCATGAGGTAAATACCACCGGATTTACACAATTTTCAGGCTTCCGCTTACTTAATACTGTAGTGATACTCTCAGCAGCCATGATAGACATCCTAGTACGTGTCTCTATGGTAGCGCTCCCAAGATGAGGCGCAAGTACAACATTGTCTAGCTCTGCTAAACCTGGCTTCAATTTTGGCTCATCCTCATAGACATCTAACCCTGCTCCTGCAATTTGCCTATTCCTTAACGCACTTACTAACGCTACTTCGTCAATGACTGCCCCACGCGCCGTATTAATAAGATACGCTGTTTTCTTCATCAGAGAAAATTCTTTTGCGCTCATGAGGTGTTTCGTTTTCTCAGAAAGAGGGGTGTGGATAGAAATGAAATCAGATTCCCGTAATAACGTCTCTAATTCTACTCTTTTAGCGCCAAAGTTTTCCTCCAAGAGAGCATTTCTGTTCCTTTGTGTCGTGTAAAGGATCTTCATATTCCATCCTCGCGACCTCATTGCCATAGCCGCCCCAATTCTGCCTGCTCCGATAATACCAAGGGTCTTTCCTGTAATATCACCACCCAGCAGAAACATAGGCGCCCAACCGGTAAATTTACCGGCACGGGTAAGTTTATCACCTTCGATAATCCTCCGGGTAACGGAAAAAAGCAATGCCCAGGCCATATCGGCCGTGCTATCTGTCAATACGCCCGGCGTATTCGTTACCACAATGCCCTTCTCAG is a window from the Candidatus Jettenia sp. genome containing:
- a CDS encoding D-glycerate dehydrogenase, translating into MSLNAFITRQIPEEGITLLKKFCQTVEMNPYDRPLTYYELLKQVKGRDAILTMLSDKIDAHLIHEAKGLKVIANYAVGYDNIDINAATEKGIVVTNTPGVLTDSTADMAWALLFSVTRRIIEGDKLTRAGKFTGWAPMFLLGGDITGKTLGIIGAGRIGAAMAMRSRGWNMKILYTTQRNRNALLEENFGAKRVELETLLRESDFISIHTPLSEKTKHLMSAKEFSLMKKTAYLINTARGAVIDEVALVSALRNRQIAGAGLDVYEDEPKLKPGLAELDNVVLAPHLGSATIETRTRMSIMAAESITTVLSKRKPENCVNPVVFTSWV